In Zalophus californianus isolate mZalCal1 chromosome 4, mZalCal1.pri.v2, whole genome shotgun sequence, the following proteins share a genomic window:
- the CPLANE2 gene encoding ciliogenesis and planar polarity effector 2 encodes MARPPAPGSVIVPDWHESAEGKEYLACILRKNCRRVFGLLERPVLPPPVAIDTASYKIFVSGKSGVGKTALVAKLAGLEVPVAHHETTGIQTTVVFWPAKLQASDRVVMFRFEFWDCGESALKKFDHMLPTCKEKTDAFLFLFSFTDRASFEDLPGQLARVAGEAPGIVRMVIGSKFDQYMQTDVPERDLTAFRQAWKLPLLRVKSVPGRRLADGRTLDGRAGLADIAHVLNGLAEQLWYQDQVAAGLLPNTSENTPADPYSQPSGDPRQRAAPMS; translated from the exons ATGGCCAGACCACCTGCCCCGGGCTCGGTGATTGTTCCAGACTGGCACGAGAGCGCCGAGGGCAAGGAGTACCTGGCCTGCATCCTCCGCAAGAACTGCAGACGGGTGTTTG GGCTGCTGGAGCGACCAGTGCTGCCCCCACCCGTGGCCATTGACACAGCCAGCTACAAGATCTTCGTGTCTGGCAAGAGTGGTGTGGGCAAGACAGCCCTGGTGGCCAAGCTGGCTGGCCTGGAGGTACCCGTGGCACACCATGAGACCACTG GCATCCAGACCACCGTGGTATTTTGGCCAGCCAAGCTGCAGGCCAGCGACCGTGTTGTCATGTTCCGCTTTGAGTTCTGGGACTGTGGGGAGTCTGCACTCAAAAAGTTCGATCACATGCTGCCG ACTTGCAAGGAGAAAACAGATGCTTTCctattcctcttctccttcacCGACCGTGCCTCCTTTGAAGACCTCCCTGGACAGCTGGCCCGAGTAGCCGGCGAGGCCCCTGGTATTGTCAGGATGGTCATCGGCTCCAA ATTTGACCAGTACATGCAAACAGATGTGCCTGAGCGGGATCTCACAGCCTTCCGGCAGGCCTGGAAACTGCCCCTCCTGCGGGTGAAGAGTGTGCCAGGCCGGCGGCTGGCAGATGGACGCACGCTAGATGGACGGGCTGGGCTGGCCGACATTGCCCACGTGCTCAATGGCCTGGCGGAACAGCTGTGGTACCAGGACCAGGTGGCAGCTGGCCTGCTCCCCAACACCTCTGAGAACACCCCTGCTGATCCCTACTCCCAACCCTCAGGTGACCCAAGGCAGAGGGCAGCACCCATGTCCTAA